TTTTATAAATATTTTTTCTGCTCATTTTTGCTTATTGTTGCAAGTAAATCAAATATTTCAAGAACTAAGTTTTCATCAATATTTATTTCATCAAGCATACTTTTAAGCTTCTTATGTATAGCTTCTTCTCTTTGTGCATCAAATAAGTCCATTCCCAGGGCTTTTTTTGATGTTATTATATCTTGAGCTAGTGATGTTCTTTCAACTATTAAATCTAGTATTTGTTTATCGAGTATATCTATTTTGTCTCGAGAATCTTTTAATAATTGTTCTGCTTGTTGTTTATTCAAAATTATCCTCACCTATTACCACAGATCCCTCATTATCAAGTTCTGTTTCAATTAATCGTCCTGGATATTTAGAAAGTGCACTTTTAATTTCTACAATATCTTTTTGATTATCTACTAATATAGAATAAGCTGACCCAGTTCCTGATAATCCTGCAGCTTTAGCCCCTGCTTTAAGAGCATCTAATGCAACTTGAGTATCTAAATTTAATGCAGTAGAATAAAGTAAGCCATTTAATGTTAGAGCTTTTTCAATATTTTTATCTAATGCATGCGAAAATGCGATTTCCACAAGTGGTGCTAAAATTTTCATATTTTCAACATCACACTGTGCAGTATATGAAGATTTGTCTGGTATATATATTAAAACTTTCGAATATTTATGAGGATAATCTGCAATAATTTCACGTTTCATATTATCTGTAATCTTCCAACCACCATAAAATGAAGCAGAAGCATCATCATATGCACCAGTAATAGAAACACCAACATTAAGAGATGCTTCAATACCAATATTAATAATATCCTCATCTGATATACCAACATCATCAACTGTTAAACCAGCTTCATCTAGAAGTGTTAGTAAAGTTGCATATACAACAGAATTTGAAGCAGCACTACTACTTGATAAGCCTGAACCTGGTGGAATATCAGATTTAGTTTCAACTTTTAATGTTATATTTTTAAGATTAAAATCTTTACATTCACATAATCGTTCATATACAAGTTTTACACATTCATCAATTAATGATACATCCATATCAGGATCATCAAGACTCATACATATACATTCAATATCATAATCAGAATTACGATTTATTATATTAACATCTGCTGTAACATATAACTTAATACCATATGCTGACCCTCGACCAATACTAATAGCATTAATCACAGTAGCAGATGCTGGAGATCGTACCTTTACCATTATCTTATATTTCCTTTCAAATTTATTTTAATTCAATTATTAATATTATTTTAAATTATGTTAAAAACCTATTAATATAACTTAACTAAAACACAAATAACACAAAATAAAATCAAAGATAATTTAAAAAAATGTAAAAAAAACTAAAAAATAAAACTACTAACATAAACTAAAAACATTAAATTATTCA
The window above is part of the Methanosphaera cuniculi genome. Proteins encoded here:
- a CDS encoding shikimate kinase, whose amino-acid sequence is MVKVRSPASATVINAISIGRGSAYGIKLYVTADVNIINRNSDYDIECICMSLDDPDMDVSLIDECVKLVYERLCECKDFNLKNITLKVETKSDIPPGSGLSSSSAASNSVVYATLLTLLDEAGLTVDDVGISDEDIINIGIEASLNVGVSITGAYDDASASFYGGWKITDNMKREIIADYPHKYSKVLIYIPDKSSYTAQCDVENMKILAPLVEIAFSHALDKNIEKALTLNGLLYSTALNLDTQVALDALKAGAKAAGLSGTGSAYSILVDNQKDIVEIKSALSKYPGRLIETELDNEGSVVIGEDNFE
- a CDS encoding chorismate mutase encodes the protein MNKQQAEQLLKDSRDKIDILDKQILDLIVERTSLAQDIITSKKALGMDLFDAQREEAIHKKLKSMLDEINIDENLVLEIFDLLATISKNEQKKYL